The Sphingomonas panacis DNA segment CACATGCGGATTCGCCAGCTTGTCGACATCGACGGGACGGCGCTCACCAACGCCATCGACGATATCAGCGGCACGCTTTCGTCTCTATCCACCGAAGCGCGGTTGACCGGCCGGTTCGGCGGGCTGACGCTGATCGTGGGGGGCAATTACTCGCACGACAAGTCGGACGAGAATGATATTTTCTTTGTTCCTTATTCGACACTTGCGCAAATCACTTTGCCTGTTGCGCCTTACAACTCGCCCGCGCCGTCAGGATCGCAGAACTTCCATACCAAAGCCGTGTTCGGCAACATCGACTATGACATCGGTCGGCTCGTCACGCTTCATGGCGGCATACGCTATACGAAAGCGGATCTCGATTATTCGACCTGCAGCCGCGCCGGCAATGCCGATACGGGCGCCGGCATCGTGACGATCTTCAATCGCATTCGAAACGCCGCTGGCCTGCCGTCGTTGGGACCGATTCCGCAATTCGCGTGCGCGGCGCTGGACGCCAATCTCACTCTCAATCCGCTGACCGGATCGTTCAACCAGGACAATATCTCGTGGCGCGCCGGTGTCGATCTCAAGCCGGCGGAGCGGGTCCTGATCTACTTCAACGTCAGCCGTGGCTATAAGGCTGGCAGCATTCCGGTGACAGCGGGTGTCAGCTACGAGCAGGCAAGGCCGGTCGGGCAGGAAACCGTGCTGGCCTATGAGGCCGGATTCAAGGTCTCGGTGTTCGACCGCCTCGCCGACGTCACGGGCGCGGTCTTCAGCTATCGCTATGGCGACAAGCAGTTGAAGGGGCGCGTTCAAACGACCCCGAATATCCTTGGGCCGCTGGAATCGCTCGTGAACGTTCCGCGCTCGCGCGTGAACGGAGCGGAAGCCCAGATCATCGTCTATCCCGCCCATGGATTGAGCCTTTCGGCGGCAGGGACTTATCTCGACACCAAGGTCACGGGGCCATTCCTCAATTACACCGTTCTGGCCACACTCCGGGACTTCAATGGGAATCCCTTCCCCTATTCACCCAAATGGCAGGTGAACCTCGACGCAAACTACAAGTTTCCGCTCAGCAGCGCACTCAATGCATCGCTGGGCGCCAATTACAGCCACCGCTCGAAGACCAGTGCGGGCTTTGGTAACGAGCCACTCCTCGAGATCGACGCATATGGTCTTCTGGATCTTCAGGCCGGGATCGAATCCCGTGACGGGAAGTGGCGCGCGTCGGTGTTCGGCCGCAATGTCACGAACACCTATTACTGGACCAATGTCGCGAAGTTCTTCGACGACGTTCGCCGTCTAGCGGGTCAGCCAGCGACCTACGGTGTGCAGGTCGGACTGAAATTCTGATTTGTCGGCGCGACCGTGCACCACGACGTCAGGAAAAAGAACACGAACGACGGGAGTGCGATGATGAGGCCTCAGCCTGCTTACGACGCCATAATAGCGGATCCCGAGTTCAAGAGACTGTTGTCCGCAAAGCGCCGGCTACGCGCTGGGTTAAGCGCAATCGCTTTGCTGATGTTCTTCGGCTTCGTGCTGCTCACATCGACACCGGCGGGGAGTGCGATCGCATCGATCCGCATCGGCGATATCCCGCTGGTGATGGTGCTGGCCGTGCTCATCATCGCCGCCGTCGTCATCCTGACGAGCGTCTATGTCTTCTGGTCCAACCGGGTTCTCGATCCCGCCTCGGTCGCGCTGCGTGAGGCATTCAGGCCATGAGGCGGCTGCTCACCTTCTGTCTGCTTTCGCTCGCGGCGACGCCGGCATTGGCCCAGGGAACCATGGCGGCCCCTACGCCCGTCTCGACCAGCTGGCCGGCGATCCTGATGTTCTGCGCCATCGTCCTTACCACATTGGGCATCACGTTCGCCTCGGCTCGCAAGACGGGATCCCGCTCGGATTTCTATTCGGCGGGGAGCGGCATCACGCCGCTGCAAAACGGCCTCGCGATTGCCGGTGACTTTCTGTCGGCCGCGGCGTTCCTGGGCATCTCCGCGCTGGTGTACACCAATGGCTTTGACGGCATGCTCTATGCGATCGGCTTTCTGACGGGCTGGCCGATCCTGCTCTTCGTCATGTCGGAGCGGTTGCGGAATTTGGGGCGCTTCACGTTCTCGGACGCGGTTTCCTTTCGTTTTCGCCCCGGGCCGACCAGAATTGCTGCCGCGATCGGAACCCTCGTCGTCGTGGCGCTCTATCTCGTTTCGCAGATGATCGGCGCCGGCAAGATCATCGAGTTGCTGTTCGGCATACCGTATTTCTACGCGGTCACCGGCGTCGGCGTCCTCATGACCATCTACGTTGCAGTCGGCGGCATGCATGCCACGACCTGGGTGCAGATCACGAAGGCTTCGATCCTGCTGGTCGGCGGCACGCTCATGGCGATGCTCATCCTTCATCGCTTCCATTTCAACATCGGCGAATTGCTCGACGGCGCTGCCGCAGCGCATCCCACCGGCCGGGCGATCCTCACCCCCGGCAACCTGTTTGCAGAGCCCGTTTCGGCCATTTCGCTTGGCCTGGCGCTCGTTTTCGGTACGGCCGGATTGCCGCACATCCTCATGCGCTTCTTCACGGTCCGCGACGCGGCCAGCGCCCGTAAATCCGTCTTTTTCGCCTGCTGCTGCGTCGCCTATTTCTGCCTTATCATCCCGCTGCTGGGCTTCGGCGCTATCGCGGTTCTGATGAACGATCCGCAATTCTTCCATGTGGACGGGGCAGGGAGTTATGACAAGATCAAGGACCTTATCGGCGGGGCCAACATGGCCGCGGTCCATCTCTCCGGTGCGCTGGGCGGCCCTTTGCTGCTCGGCCTGATCTCAGCGGTCGCATTCGCAACGATCCTTGCCGTGGTCGCCGGCCTCACCCTCGCCGGTGCTTCTGCGATCAGCTACGACCTTTACGGTCAGGTCTTCCACAAGGGTTCCGCGAGCGAAAAAAGCGAGGTGCTGGTGTCGCGTCTCGCGGCGGTCGGGATCGGCGTAGTGGCGGTCATACTGGCCTGCGGCTTCGAAAACCAGAATGTGGCCTTCATGGCCGGGCTTGCGCTAGCAGCGGCGG contains these protein-coding regions:
- a CDS encoding DUF485 domain-containing protein codes for the protein MHHDVRKKNTNDGSAMMRPQPAYDAIIADPEFKRLLSAKRRLRAGLSAIALLMFFGFVLLTSTPAGSAIASIRIGDIPLVMVLAVLIIAAVVILTSVYVFWSNRVLDPASVALREAFRP
- a CDS encoding sodium:solute symporter family transporter encodes the protein MRRLLTFCLLSLAATPALAQGTMAAPTPVSTSWPAILMFCAIVLTTLGITFASARKTGSRSDFYSAGSGITPLQNGLAIAGDFLSAAAFLGISALVYTNGFDGMLYAIGFLTGWPILLFVMSERLRNLGRFTFSDAVSFRFRPGPTRIAAAIGTLVVVALYLVSQMIGAGKIIELLFGIPYFYAVTGVGVLMTIYVAVGGMHATTWVQITKASILLVGGTLMAMLILHRFHFNIGELLDGAAAAHPTGRAILTPGNLFAEPVSAISLGLALVFGTAGLPHILMRFFTVRDAASARKSVFFACCCVAYFCLIIPLLGFGAIAVLMNDPQFFHVDGAGSYDKIKDLIGGANMAAVHLSGALGGPLLLGLISAVAFATILAVVAGLTLAGASAISYDLYGQVFHKGSASEKSEVLVSRLAAVGIGVVAVILACGFENQNVAFMAGLALAAAASCNFPMLLAAIFWKSATTRGIVVGGLIGLISSVGLVVASKTVWVTVFHFQAPLFPYENPTLFTMPLAFALIYIVSFLDRSLAAQEERGRFAAQMVRSEIGELE
- a CDS encoding TonB-dependent receptor — its product is MMSEHRWAAGACLAALSFATTANAQSNPAAPPAVDGSTTVQVPAQSPPETNEVADIVVTAQKRSQNLNDVPMSITAITGETLQNRGITNVQDLVKLTPGLSYAESGNGVPVYSLRGVGFFDTSLGARPTVSIYVDEAPLPFTIMTSGASFDLDRVEVLKGPQGTLFGQNATGGAINYIAAKPKSSPGAGMTASFARFATADWQGYITGPLASGLNARLAVRTVQGGGWQKSYTRSATLGDQNFTQGRFLLDWDGLDRLKVSLNVNGFVDKGDTQAGQLVQVVPQVASQIRAIPALLAYPTAPHNDRAADWDPGAPLRKDNRFYQATLRADYDLTDRVTLTSLSAYSHMRIRQLVDIDGTALTNAIDDISGTLSSLSTEARLTGRFGGLTLIVGGNYSHDKSDENDIFFVPYSTLAQITLPVAPYNSPAPSGSQNFHTKAVFGNIDYDIGRLVTLHGGIRYTKADLDYSTCSRAGNADTGAGIVTIFNRIRNAAGLPSLGPIPQFACAALDANLTLNPLTGSFNQDNISWRAGVDLKPAERVLIYFNVSRGYKAGSIPVTAGVSYEQARPVGQETVLAYEAGFKVSVFDRLADVTGAVFSYRYGDKQLKGRVQTTPNILGPLESLVNVPRSRVNGAEAQIIVYPAHGLSLSAAGTYLDTKVTGPFLNYTVLATLRDFNGNPFPYSPKWQVNLDANYKFPLSSALNASLGANYSHRSKTSAGFGNEPLLEIDAYGLLDLQAGIESRDGKWRASVFGRNVTNTYYWTNVAKFFDDVRRLAGQPATYGVQVGLKF